A region of the Neomicrococcus lactis genome:
GCTAGGTGTCGTCGAAGAGCAGTACCCCATCGTGTACGAGCACCTCTTCGCAGGCATCGTAGAAGTTCTTGGCGACGCTGTCACCCCTGAGGTCGCCGAGGCGTGGAGCGAGGTCTATTGGCTCATGGCCGATGCCCTCATCAAGATTGAAAAGGGCCTCTACTCAGAGCAGGCCAACAACAAAATGTGGGCAAACTGGAAGGTCACCGCGAAGGAAGAAACCGGCGAAGGCGCCTACATCTTCCGCCTCGAGCCTGCCGACGACACCCCAGTAACCATCGCCAAGCCAGGACAGTTCGTCTCTGTGCGCGTCCGTCTCGAAGACGGCCTCCGCCAGCCTCGCCAGTACTCACTCTCGGAAAGCATCTACTCCCCCACCGAGCGTGTATTCACCGTTAAACTCGACGAGGGCGGTGAGGTCAGCCCCTTCTTACACCGCAACGTCAACGTTGGCGACATCGTGGAACTCTCCAACCCCTACGGCGACATTATCCTCGAGGAAGAGGAAACCCGCCCATTGATTATCGCCACCGCCGGTATCGGCTGCACGCCAAGCGCCTCCATCCTCTCTGCACTTGCAGAGCGCAACTCGGATCGCGAAGTCTTAGTACTTCACGCAGACCGCCACGAAGGCAGCTGGGCACTCAAGGACCAAATGCTCGAGTCCATCGACAAGCTCCCGAATGCATCAATCAAGGTTTGGCTCGAGGACAAGAACGGTTCCGCTGAATCCTTGGAAGCGTTTGAAGGTTTCATGAATCTTGCCGACGTGCAACTCCCCGAGAACGCCAACATGGTTCTATGCGGCCCGCTCCCATTCATGCGAGCTGTCCGCTCCGCCGCCATCGACGCCGGCGTTTCCGCCCAGCGCATTCAATATGAGGTCTTCGGTCCAGACCTCTGGCTGGCCGCCTAGTAGCTAGTTTTTGGGGGACGACGACGCCACTCGGCTTCGTCGCCCCCCTTTGCGTTAAAAGAGCCTCCACTAAGCGGAAAACCGCTACGCTTGCATCAATCCGAAGTGGCCCATACAAGTTTCCCAGGATTGTTTACAGTCGGATCTTCGCCAAACAAACGATGGAATATTTCCATCGGTTCTAGACCTTTTCTCCCCAAATGATGATCTGTGGTCGATAGAAAAACTTCAAAAGACCCACTTTTGCATTGTGCGCGCGCCCACTCATATACCTCCCAGAAGTCTCGAGCTTGCGAAACTCGCCAGGTCTCCTGGCTTGGCATCGTCGAAATTCCAGAGTTCGTCCAAATTCGAACCCAATATGTTTCCTCTTCGAGGAAAACACCGGATCCGAAACCGGATCCGAGTGAGTCAAAAGATTCTATCTTCACAGGAACCACACCTTTCGTTCCACACCGTCGGGAAAACAAAATTACGAAACTATTGAAATTAGAAGAACTTCAGGACACTATCCGATGAAACGTATCAGGACAGGTCACATCTTTATCAGAGGGGGACGCATGTTGGGCAAGTAGGCGATAGGTTGGGCTTTACCCGCATTTCTACTAATTTACGGCGCTACTTTCGAGCAACCTGCGCATGCTGCAGTTATCAGTGTCTGTTCTGTCAAATCAAATTATCCGCATCCGTCAACGCACGTAAACGGAACTATAAACGCGGTAGGTACTATTTCCTGCGACCGAAACATGGTAGAGATCTATCTGCGAACGACTCTTGTGAAAACCACCACTGGAGCGTCCTGGGCCGGGTCAGTATTCAATCAATTCGGCGCTAGATCAGGAAATAGTAATGCAGCGACTAGCTGCACCCAGGGTCCGGCCAGCTTCCAAACGAAAACGTACTACTCAATTACCTTCCCTTCCCCATCAACTCCTAGTCACCAATCTGGCTGGGTAAATAGCTCCATCGTCAGCGTCGATTGCGGAGCAAATCGAATTGCAGGGCTGACTTCTGACGATTACCAGTCGCCGTATACCGGAGACAAGCAAGAAATCAATGAGACATCTAAAGAAGTAGTCATAACGGCGTCCGAATCTGTGACACCGTCTACTGCAACAAACCGTACTGCAAATGGACTAAGAGAATTCAATTAGCAAAGGCGTCGAAATGGATTCCGTCTTCTTGTGATCGTAGTGAGGTCTGAAAATAAGCCACTGCGTGAGTCTCTTCCAGAAACCGCTCTAAAGGTTCTGACTACCAATTGGTGCAAGAACTACGAAATGAGCCACGAGGGCGTGAAGTTGCCACAATCAACAACAATAATTCAGTGGAGCTTTGACGGTTAGCAACGCATCAGAGCAATCAAGTGCGTTCGCCACGACGCTCGTGAAGAATCCGGGCACCCTCCCCGAAGAGCTAATGTCCCGCATCGCTCACAAGCACACCTCGCTAGGTGTCATTGAAGAGCAGTACCCCATCGTGTACGAACACCTCTTCGCAGGCATCGTTAAAGTTTTCGGCGACGCCGTCACGCCGGAAATTGCCTAAGTCTGGAGCGAGGTCTACTGGCTGATGGCAAACGCCTGGAGCGAGGTCGACTGGCTGATGGCAGACGCAGTGATCAAGATCGAAATGGATCTCTGCGCGCAGCAGGGTAATGACAAAATATGGGCTGACTGGAAGGTCCCCGTGAAGGAAGAAACCGGCAAAGGCGCTTACATCTTCCGCTTCGCACCTGCCGATGACACCCCGGTCACCATCGCCCAGCCCGGCCCGTTCGTCTCCGTGCCCGTTCGCCTCGAAGCAGGCAGGCTACATGGTCCTCGAAGAAGAGAAAACCCGCCCACGGATCATAGCCACCGCCGGCTTCGTCGTCCCCCGCACTTTAAGAGGACCACACAATTTAGGCAGGCAGAGATTTGAGCTGCTTGAGCGTGGACTTGACCCATTTCAGCTCAGCCTCGAGCTTCACGATGGTGGCCTCTAGGGTAGCGGCCATCAAGAACGACCGGCGGTTTCCTGCACGCTGCGCGGCATCCCCTAGGGCGTCGCGCTCAGCATTGAATTCTGCAATCTCACGTTCGAGCACCTCCTGGCGCACAGCAAAGAGGGTTTCCAACTCGACGGCTTCGAGGTTGCCGGCATTGAAGACGCGAATCAAGAACGGCTCGCGTACCGTCTGCTTTTCATTGGGGCCCAAGAGCCACTCGCGAAGAACCTCACGGCCCTTGTCCGTGATGTGGTGCTCTTGGCGGTCCGGGAAGTTCACGCCGCGGACCACGTGCACGGTGGCGAGGCCTTCATCGACCATCGTGGCCAGAGTGCGATACACCTGAGCCTTGTCCGCGCTCCAAAGATGCGAAATGGACGAATCCAGATGCTTCTTGAGGTCGTAACCGGTCATCGGTGAAAGTTGCAGAAGTCCCAGCAGGACATGATTGAGCGCCACGGAACCATTCTGTCCCACATCTAGGTGCAAATACACCCAAGACACACCCGCGCATTCATCACCGCACCCTGCCCAAGTGACCACAACGCAACGATGCCCGGCCCCGAAGAGCCGAGCATCGTCGTCGTACTAAATTCTTTGGCGGAATTACTTCGCGCCCAAGCGTTCCTTCAAGCCTTCGAGTTCAGCCTGAAGCGAGGCGGGGAGGGAGTCGCCGAACTTCGCGAACCATTCCTCGATGCTCTTGAGCTCGTTAGCCCACTCGGAAGCATCGAAACGAGTGGCTTCTTGTAGCTCGTCTTCACTCAAGTCAAGACCCTCGAGGTCAAGCGCACCCGGAGCTGGGGTGAAGCCGATCGGAGTCTCCAGGGCCTCAGCCTTGCCCTCGATACGCTCGATAGCCCACTTGAGGACGCGGGAGTTCTCGCCGAAGCCAGGCCACGCGAAGCCTCCCTCAGCGTTGCGACGGAACCAGTTGACCAAGAAGATCTTCGGCAAACGCTCCGGATTAGCCTTCTGGGAGATGCGTTCCCAGTGCGCCAAGTAATCGCCGGCGTCGTAACCGATGAACGGAAGCATAGCCATCGGGTCGCGGCGAACCACACCCACCTGACCGGCGGCAGCTGCCGTGGTCTCGGAAGAAAGCGTGGCGCCCATGAAGACACCGTTGGTCCAGTCGCGAGACTGGGTGACCAATGGGATGGTGGTCTTGCGGCGACCACCAAAGAGGATCGCGTTGAGTTCCACTCCATTTGGCTCGTAGTACTCCTTGGCGAGCATGTCGATCTGATCGATCGGCGTGCAGAAGCGGGAGTTCGGGTGAGCAGCCGGCTCCTTGGATTCTGGAGTCCAGTCGTTGCCGCGCCAGTCGGTGAGGTGAGCCGGAACATCGTCCGTCATACCTTCCCACCACACGCCACCATCATCGGTGAGTGCAACGTTCGTGAAGATCGAGTTGCCCTTGGCAATACCGCGCATTGCATTCGGGTTGGTTGACCAGCCCGTGCCCGGAGCAACACCGAAGAGGCCAGCTTCTGGGTTCACGACGCGCATTTCGCCCTCGCGGCCCAGACGGATCCAGGTGATGTCGTCGCCGAGGGTCTCGGCCTTCCATCCCTTGATGGTTGGCTGAATCAAGGCGAGGTTGGTTTTGCCCGTTGCGGAAGGGAAGGAACCTGCGATGTGGTACGCCTTTCCTTCAGGCGAGGTCAGGCGCAGGATGAGCATGTGCTCTGCGAGCCATCCCTCATCTCGAGCCATCACGGAAGCAATACGAAGCGCATAGCACTTCTTACCCAAGAGAGCGTTGCCGCCGTAGCCGGAGCCGTAGGACCAAATGGAACGCTCTTCAGGGAAGTGAACAATCCACTTCTCTTTGTTGCATGGCCAGGAAACGTCCTGCTGGCCCTCTTCAAGCGGTGCGCCAACGGAGTGGAGTGCTGGAACGAAGAATGCGTCCAGCTCCTCCATTTTGCGAAGAACGTCCGTGCCGATGCGAGCCATGATGCGCATGGAAGCCACAACGTAGGCGGAGTCGGTGATTTCGACGCCGAACTTTGGATCATCAGCGTCGACGTGGCCCATGACGAAAGGAATCACGTACATGGTGCGGCCGCGCATCGAGCCATCGAAGAGGCTCGTGAGCTTGGCCTTCATCTTGGAAGGCTCCATCCAGTTATTGGTGAAGCCGGAATCGCGCTCATTCTCAGAGCAGATGAAAGTCTGTTCTTCGACGCGGGCCACGTCTGCAGGATCAGAGAAAGCTGCAAACGAGTTAGGGAACAACTCAGGGTTCAGTCGCGTCAGCGTTCCAGCGTCAACGAGTTCCTGCGTGAGCCGATCCCACTCTTCTTGACTGCCATCGACCCAATAGACCGAGTCAGGCTTGGTAAGTTGGGCAACCTCGTCGACCCATGCAGCCAATTTGGCATGGGTTGTGTGTGCCGCCCCTTGAGCGTCAAGGACTTGGTGATCGGAGCTCTCGCTCATATCCGTTCCCTTCATTGGGTGAATACGTGTGCTATCGATGCTATTGCTGCCATCACAGCTATAACCACACGTATTGCCGTGAACTCAGACGAAATTGCACGCTTCGCACGGCTTAAACCGCGCAACTACGCAGGAAACAAGCCTAACGCATGTGAGTAAGGTCACGTAGACCGGTCTAATAATGTTTCGCCATGCTGTAACTTCCGCAGAATCTCAACGAAATTTGTTAAGAACGGGGCATAGAGCCCGATTTGTGGAGGTGCGAAAACCTGTGTATAGTTATTCGAGTTCGCCGGTCAGACCGGAGAAAATGCGCCCATAGCTCAGCTGGATAGAGCGTCTGTCTACGGAACAGAAGGTCAGGGGTTCGAATCCCTTTGGGCGCACAGCAAAAACCCCGTGATTTCAAGGCTAGACAGCCAAGAAGTCACGGGGTTTTCGAATTTCTGGAACCGAACAAAACCCCCGGAAACACCTCAAGTTAATCAAGTTGCCTCAAGGTAAACCCCCCCTGCAAACTCCCTGAGCGGGACTGCGCACACCCTACGGCCCATCGATTCTTCTGGAACGGAAACAATCTTCGAGAGGATCGCGCGGACGTGAGATTCAACGGTCGGTGACGACAAGTTCAAACTCCCGGCGATCGTTTCATTCGCGAGTCCGTCGGCCATAAAGTTCAAAACCGATTTCTCGCTCGGTGACAATCGATCAAACAGTCGTTCGTCTTCACCACGGCAGCTCAAGCCTTCGACTCGATCGTCAGTCGCCACGTTGAATAGCGCCTTTGCCACTAGGTAGCTTTCACATTTCACAAGGTACACCCGCACGAAATGTTCACTATTTTATTAGTAGATTCCCAGTTCATACACCTTAATTGCTGGTAAGTTAGCTGCATGACCGCGCGAGAACGTGCCCTGAAAGCAGCTGTTTCCGTAGTCGCAGACCTCGGCTTTCAAGCATTAACCCACGCCAAGGTCGATGCCACAGCGAAGCTGCCGCCGGGCTCCACTTCTAACTACTTCCGCACGAAAGACGCTCTGGTCAGCGGTCTCATCCGCCACATCGCGGATCAGGAAATGAGCAACGGCGGCGGCTCACTCGCCGCCAAGACGCCAGAGGAACTAGTGGAGAAAATCGGCGGCCTCATCTTGGCGCTCACCACAGTCCGCCGCGAACTCACAGCCGCTCGCATGGCCATCTTCCTCTCAGGAAAGCACGCCGGGGAGATTCGGGATAGCTTCGCAGAAGGTGCAGCGTTCTTCCACCGCGAGCTGGTGGCCACTTTCACGGAACTTGGTGCAGCAGACCCTCACTCGGCCGCTTCGGCCTTGATGTCCTGCGCTGAGGGAATCATCTTGCATCGCCTCACGTGGGATGCAGATCCCGACC
Encoded here:
- a CDS encoding globin domain-containing protein; this encodes MLSDKSRPIIEATLPVVGENLPEITKRFYARMFSARPELLDGVFSRANQKNGTQQQALAGSIAAFATTLVKNPGTLPEEVLSRIAHKHTSLGVVEEQYPIVYEHLFAGIVEVLGDAVTPEVAEAWSEVYWLMADALIKIEKGLYSEQANNKMWANWKVTAKEETGEGAYIFRLEPADDTPVTIAKPGQFVSVRVRLEDGLRQPRQYSLSESIYSPTERVFTVKLDEGGEVSPFLHRNVNVGDIVELSNPYGDIILEEEETRPLIIATAGIGCTPSASILSALAERNSDREVLVLHADRHEGSWALKDQMLESIDKLPNASIKVWLEDKNGSAESLEAFEGFMNLADVQLPENANMVLCGPLPFMRAVRSAAIDAGVSAQRIQYEVFGPDLWLAA
- a CDS encoding helix-turn-helix transcriptional regulator — protein: MALNHVLLGLLQLSPMTGYDLKKHLDSSISHLWSADKAQVYRTLATMVDEGLATVHVVRGVNFPDRQEHHITDKGREVLREWLLGPNEKQTVREPFLIRVFNAGNLEAVELETLFAVRQEVLEREIAEFNAERDALGDAAQRAGNRRSFLMAATLEATIVKLEAELKWVKSTLKQLKSLPA
- a CDS encoding phosphoenolpyruvate carboxykinase (GTP) — encoded protein: MSESSDHQVLDAQGAAHTTHAKLAAWVDEVAQLTKPDSVYWVDGSQEEWDRLTQELVDAGTLTRLNPELFPNSFAAFSDPADVARVEEQTFICSENERDSGFTNNWMEPSKMKAKLTSLFDGSMRGRTMYVIPFVMGHVDADDPKFGVEITDSAYVVASMRIMARIGTDVLRKMEELDAFFVPALHSVGAPLEEGQQDVSWPCNKEKWIVHFPEERSIWSYGSGYGGNALLGKKCYALRIASVMARDEGWLAEHMLILRLTSPEGKAYHIAGSFPSATGKTNLALIQPTIKGWKAETLGDDITWIRLGREGEMRVVNPEAGLFGVAPGTGWSTNPNAMRGIAKGNSIFTNVALTDDGGVWWEGMTDDVPAHLTDWRGNDWTPESKEPAAHPNSRFCTPIDQIDMLAKEYYEPNGVELNAILFGGRRKTTIPLVTQSRDWTNGVFMGATLSSETTAAAAGQVGVVRRDPMAMLPFIGYDAGDYLAHWERISQKANPERLPKIFLVNWFRRNAEGGFAWPGFGENSRVLKWAIERIEGKAEALETPIGFTPAPGALDLEGLDLSEDELQEATRFDASEWANELKSIEEWFAKFGDSLPASLQAELEGLKERLGAK
- a CDS encoding helix-turn-helix domain-containing protein — encoded protein: MRVYLVKCESYLVAKALFNVATDDRVEGLSCRGEDERLFDRLSPSEKSVLNFMADGLANETIAGSLNLSSPTVESHVRAILSKIVSVPEESMGRRVCAVPLREFAGGVYLEAT
- a CDS encoding TetR/AcrR family transcriptional regulator, with the protein product MTARERALKAAVSVVADLGFQALTHAKVDATAKLPPGSTSNYFRTKDALVSGLIRHIADQEMSNGGGSLAAKTPEELVEKIGGLILALTTVRRELTAARMAIFLSGKHAGEIRDSFAEGAAFFHRELVATFTELGAADPHSAASALMSCAEGIILHRLTWDADPDPLPQLALVVKGALASS